The following are from one region of the Desulfovibrio desulfuricans genome:
- a CDS encoding sensor domain-containing diguanylate cyclase encodes MSITAFFRTLASRSHWAIHSVWLVVLAGVLCANVVDGYFQLQENELRLLLSESSIAVNIVKMEVGGITHLLDTVENAVMAQRDEGQLADQLQGLVRDNPLVAAIAVELNGAPRASTGAISSASTALFSRSTAKDGLPSVSVSIALKPEFWGYKLAYAFNRADAKVAVYTASGRPLLPFANLGNAENALLAESIANMAPDAAALHTQSLRADGARSMLTLQQAAAPFLAGGPLVVGTIISSENSYAHWHSDLLIQVLIWLAAAVLSTLLLMIEARRRRRSELSTEKLQSAMRSRDKFISILMDHAPIMVSYWDAERRCHYANKMYRAWFGKGEEEIIGIDLQSLLGEELLAKCAPLIDATLRGEPQNFEQERARADGSTGYVLSRYIPDMDGREVRGFFVIASDITELKQTQQSLEKRIEDLYSLATTDALTGLNNRRNLLEKIQFEIERAKRYGLNMVFFMLDIDHFKKINDTFGHDTGDAVLKALGALLHDTMRTSDHVGRLGGEEFGILLASVVPEQAEAIAERLRRRVEEMVVWHNEKDIRFTVSIGLADLQADVENPLEDMVKRADLALYRAKNSGRNRVCLADNLLPPAVDNSEGQGFGA; translated from the coding sequence ATGAGCATCACGGCCTTTTTCAGAACGCTGGCTTCCCGGTCACACTGGGCCATCCACAGTGTCTGGCTGGTCGTGCTTGCTGGCGTCCTGTGCGCCAACGTGGTGGATGGTTATTTCCAGCTCCAGGAAAATGAGCTGCGTCTGCTGCTCTCTGAAAGCAGCATTGCCGTCAATATTGTCAAAATGGAAGTGGGCGGCATCACCCATCTGCTGGACACGGTGGAAAACGCTGTCATGGCCCAGCGGGACGAAGGCCAGCTTGCCGACCAACTGCAAGGTCTGGTGCGGGATAACCCCCTTGTCGCCGCCATTGCTGTCGAGCTCAACGGTGCACCACGGGCCTCCACTGGCGCAATTTCTTCTGCGTCCACAGCCCTTTTCTCCCGTTCCACAGCAAAGGACGGGCTTCCATCCGTATCTGTAAGCATTGCCTTGAAACCAGAATTCTGGGGATACAAACTGGCGTATGCGTTCAACCGCGCAGATGCCAAAGTTGCCGTATATACAGCCTCTGGCCGCCCTTTGCTGCCCTTTGCCAACCTGGGCAACGCTGAAAATGCCCTTTTGGCGGAGAGTATTGCAAACATGGCACCCGATGCGGCAGCGTTGCACACCCAGTCCCTGCGGGCTGATGGCGCGCGGTCCATGCTCACCTTGCAGCAGGCGGCAGCGCCCTTTCTGGCGGGCGGCCCCCTGGTGGTGGGAACAATCATCAGCAGCGAGAACAGTTATGCCCACTGGCATAGCGACCTGCTCATTCAGGTGTTGATATGGCTGGCCGCGGCAGTGCTTTCGACTTTACTCCTGATGATAGAAGCGCGCCGCCGTCGCCGTTCTGAACTTTCCACAGAAAAACTGCAAAGCGCCATGCGCTCGCGCGACAAGTTCATCAGTATCCTGATGGACCACGCGCCCATCATGGTATCCTACTGGGATGCGGAGCGGCGGTGCCATTACGCCAATAAAATGTACAGGGCATGGTTTGGCAAAGGTGAGGAGGAGATCATCGGCATTGATTTGCAATCCCTGTTGGGCGAGGAGCTGCTTGCCAAATGCGCCCCCCTCATTGATGCGACCCTGCGCGGCGAACCGCAGAATTTTGAACAGGAAAGGGCCAGGGCCGACGGTTCAACAGGCTATGTGCTGTCCCGCTACATACCGGATATGGATGGACGGGAGGTGCGAGGTTTTTTTGTTATTGCCTCTGACATTACAGAACTCAAGCAGACACAGCAAAGCCTGGAAAAACGCATTGAAGACCTGTACTCGCTGGCGACCACAGACGCGCTTACGGGCTTGAACAACCGCAGGAATCTGCTGGAAAAGATTCAGTTCGAGATTGAAAGGGCCAAGCGCTACGGCCTGAACATGGTCTTCTTCATGCTCGATATCGACCATTTCAAAAAGATCAACGATACTTTCGGGCATGATACGGGCGATGCCGTGCTGAAAGCGCTTGGCGCCCTGCTGCATGACACCATGCGTACCTCTGACCATGTGGGACGCCTTGGCGGGGAAGAATTTGGCATTCTTCTGGCCAGTGTTGTGCCCGAGCAGGCAGAAGCCATTGCGGAGCGGTTGCGCAGGCGCGTGGAAGAAATGGTCGTGTGGCACAACGAAAAGGACATTCGCTTTACAGTCAGCATTGGTCTGGCGGATTTACAGGCAGATGTGGAAAATCCCCTGGAAGACATGGTGAAGAGGGCAGACCTTGCCCTCTACCGGGCCAAGAACAGTGGCCGAAATCGCGTATGCCTTGCGGACAATTTGTTGCCGCCTGCCGTGGATAATTCGGAGGGTCAGGGTTTTGGCGCATAA
- a CDS encoding YkgJ family cysteine cluster protein, translating into MSSDASRELLDSLPELKPDETFCFDCNPDVPCFNRCCAELTLPLTPYDVLRLRRNLGIGSEEFLGTFTTMRSFPDTGFPLPMLRMLDGPDEPCPFVTPAGCSVYEDRPGACRYYPLGRGTKMATDGVSERFFVVREPHCLGFDKGTVRTPHQWLENEELKPFNTSNDRYMRLMAMVRATGQPLEPRLVTMIVLCLFQIDKFRELITNMRVFSHVDISDQRKAAIMEDSQQGDEAALDFGLDWMELVIFGQSQGLARK; encoded by the coding sequence ATGTCCTCTGACGCCAGCCGTGAACTTCTCGACAGCCTGCCCGAACTGAAACCTGACGAAACCTTCTGCTTCGACTGCAACCCCGATGTCCCCTGTTTCAACCGTTGCTGCGCTGAGCTCACCCTGCCCCTCACCCCATATGACGTGTTGCGCCTGCGCCGCAATCTGGGCATTGGCAGCGAAGAGTTTCTTGGAACCTTTACCACCATGCGTTCCTTTCCCGACACGGGCTTTCCCCTGCCCATGCTGCGCATGCTTGACGGCCCGGACGAACCCTGCCCCTTTGTGACCCCCGCGGGCTGCTCAGTGTACGAAGACAGGCCCGGCGCTTGCCGTTACTACCCCTTGGGGCGCGGCACAAAGATGGCGACAGACGGCGTTTCGGAACGCTTCTTTGTGGTGCGCGAGCCGCACTGCCTTGGCTTTGACAAAGGTACCGTGCGTACCCCCCATCAGTGGCTGGAAAATGAGGAACTAAAACCCTTCAACACTTCCAACGACCGCTATATGCGCCTCATGGCCATGGTGCGGGCAACGGGTCAACCACTTGAACCCCGACTGGTAACTATGATAGTGCTGTGTCTGTTTCAGATCGACAAGTTCCGTGAGCTTATCACAAACATGCGTGTATTCTCGCATGTGGACATAAGCGATCAGCGCAAGGCCGCCATCATGGAAGACAGCCAGCAGGGCGATGAAGCCGCTCTTGATTTCGGGCTGGACTGGATGGAACTTGTCATCTTTGGTCAGAGCCAGGGCCTGGCCAGAAAATAG
- the ilvN gene encoding acetolactate synthase small subunit — MNGSVTSALTTLHLSVNNHPGVLSHVCGLFAGRAYNLEGVLVTPEADGDTCRMWLVVKDDGRMEQIVKQVRKLHDVLDVQVGHAEPTVFNRLAGCLEC, encoded by the coding sequence ATGAACGGTTCCGTGACGAGCGCGCTTACAACTTTGCACTTGAGCGTCAACAATCATCCCGGTGTGCTTTCGCACGTGTGCGGCCTCTTTGCTGGCCGCGCCTACAACCTTGAGGGCGTGCTTGTCACGCCGGAAGCAGACGGCGATACCTGCCGCATGTGGCTGGTGGTCAAGGACGATGGGCGTATGGAGCAGATTGTAAAGCAGGTGCGCAAGCTGCACGATGTGCTGGATGTGCAGGTGGGGCATGCGGAACCGACGGTTTTCAACCGCCTGGCCGGTTGCCTTGAATGCTGA
- a CDS encoding bifunctional nucleoside/nucleotide kinase/histidine phosphatase family protein, giving the protein MQKLYVAMVGLPARGKSTLAKRIRDGLVTEGIAAKLFNNGDMRRALIGAESTDPNFYDPNNKLGREAREMICMRNMEIAREWLAKDGEVAILDATNVSRARRHLIETTLTDYPVLFVECVNEDQLLLNACIRRKTTLPEYASYTEEEALASFMKRISYYETIYEPLQDEKYWLRVDSTANRILDERPCESSPYYPAIREMVVSVWIQCLYLARHGQTEFNLRGRIGGDPPLTATGRAQALALAAHLRDKPIEWVFTSTRIRSHETATPLLTERPEAHAMAFKEFDEIWAGDCEGMLYSEIRERMPEVTQGRNACKYTYTYPNGESYALLRERVQRGLRRALFLAGDAPLIIVGHQAINRVLLSLFLRQRNEDVPFIYIPQNQYYHISLTPRRKVFERVPYDGGRGASLLAE; this is encoded by the coding sequence ATGCAGAAACTTTATGTCGCCATGGTCGGTCTGCCCGCAAGGGGAAAATCCACTCTGGCAAAGCGCATCCGCGATGGGCTTGTGACCGAGGGCATTGCCGCAAAGCTGTTCAATAACGGCGACATGCGCCGGGCGCTCATTGGCGCGGAATCCACCGACCCCAATTTTTACGATCCCAACAACAAGCTGGGACGTGAAGCGCGCGAAATGATCTGCATGCGCAACATGGAGATTGCCCGCGAATGGCTGGCCAAAGACGGCGAGGTGGCCATTCTTGACGCCACCAACGTCAGCCGCGCACGCAGGCACCTCATAGAAACCACGCTCACCGACTACCCGGTACTCTTTGTGGAATGCGTCAACGAAGACCAACTGCTGCTCAATGCCTGCATACGCCGCAAGACCACCCTGCCGGAATACGCCTCGTATACAGAAGAAGAGGCCCTTGCCAGCTTCATGAAGCGCATCAGCTACTATGAAACCATCTACGAGCCATTGCAGGACGAAAAATACTGGCTGCGCGTTGATTCCACAGCCAACCGCATTCTGGACGAGCGCCCCTGCGAAAGTTCACCCTACTATCCCGCTATCCGCGAGATGGTTGTCAGCGTGTGGATTCAGTGCCTGTATCTGGCGCGCCATGGGCAGACGGAATTCAACCTGCGGGGGCGCATCGGCGGCGACCCGCCGCTCACAGCCACGGGCCGCGCCCAGGCGCTTGCGCTTGCCGCCCACCTGCGCGACAAGCCCATTGAGTGGGTGTTTACCTCCACGCGCATACGCTCGCACGAAACGGCAACACCGTTGCTGACCGAACGGCCAGAAGCGCATGCCATGGCCTTTAAGGAATTTGACGAAATCTGGGCGGGCGATTGCGAGGGCATGCTCTACAGTGAAATCCGCGAACGCATGCCCGAGGTCACCCAAGGCCGCAACGCCTGCAAGTACACCTACACCTACCCCAATGGAGAAAGCTACGCCCTGCTGCGCGAGCGGGTACAACGCGGTTTGCGGCGGGCGCTTTTTCTGGCTGGGGATGCACCCCTGATCATTGTGGGGCATCAGGCCATCAACCGGGTGCTGCTTTCGCTCTTTCTCCGGCAGCGCAACGAAGACGTGCCCTTTATCTACATTCCGCAAAACCAGTACTACCACATCAGCCTGACCCCGCGCCGCAAGGTCTTTGAACGCGTGCCCTATGACGGCGGGCGGGGGGCCAGCCTGCTGGCTGAATAA
- the tyrS gene encoding tyrosine--tRNA ligase, which produces MTDIDRQMATIKRGMAELIDENELRKKIARGKPLRIKVGFDPTAPDLHLGHTVVMHKMRHFQELGHHVIFLIGDFTGRIGDPSGRSETRPPLTEEQVLANAETYKKQVFKILDPQKTEVAFNSAWLGKMDATGFIKLASSYTVARMMERDDFEKRFREQRPISIHEFLYPLCQGYDSVALKSDVEMGGTDQKFNLLVGRTLQAHYGIESQCILTLPLLEGTDGVRKMSKSYGNYIGIDEAPSQIFGKVMAISDELMWRYYELLSAKSLEDIAALKASVASGELHPKAAKENLAHEMVARYHSEKDADEAKQGFNAVFAGGGVPDDMPEHQCACGEDSTPPFFLEAAGLVKSRGEAKRLMKEGALSIDGERCEDAITPLAAGEYVVKLGKKRFLKLKVR; this is translated from the coding sequence ATGACGGATATTGACCGCCAAATGGCCACCATCAAGCGCGGCATGGCCGAGCTGATTGACGAGAACGAACTGCGCAAAAAGATAGCGCGCGGCAAGCCGCTGCGCATCAAGGTGGGCTTTGACCCCACCGCTCCTGACCTGCACCTCGGGCATACGGTTGTTATGCACAAGATGCGTCATTTTCAGGAACTGGGGCACCATGTCATCTTTCTTATCGGCGACTTTACGGGCCGCATAGGCGACCCTTCCGGCCGCTCGGAAACCCGGCCCCCCCTCACTGAAGAGCAGGTTCTTGCCAACGCGGAAACCTACAAAAAGCAGGTTTTCAAGATTCTTGATCCACAGAAGACCGAGGTTGCCTTCAACTCGGCCTGGCTGGGCAAGATGGACGCCACGGGCTTTATCAAGCTGGCTTCCAGCTATACCGTTGCCCGCATGATGGAACGCGATGATTTTGAAAAGCGTTTCCGTGAGCAGCGTCCCATATCCATCCACGAATTCCTGTATCCGCTGTGTCAGGGTTATGACTCCGTCGCCCTCAAGAGCGATGTGGAAATGGGCGGCACTGACCAGAAGTTCAACCTGCTGGTGGGCCGCACCCTCCAGGCGCACTACGGCATAGAAAGCCAGTGCATCCTGACCCTGCCCCTGCTCGAAGGCACCGATGGCGTGCGCAAGATGTCAAAATCTTACGGTAACTACATTGGTATTGACGAAGCGCCTTCCCAGATTTTCGGCAAGGTCATGGCCATCTCTGATGAGCTTATGTGGCGCTACTATGAGCTGCTCTCGGCCAAAAGCCTTGAAGACATTGCAGCCCTCAAGGCTTCCGTGGCCAGCGGCGAGCTGCACCCCAAGGCCGCCAAGGAAAATCTTGCCCACGAGATGGTGGCACGCTACCACAGCGAAAAAGATGCCGATGAAGCAAAGCAGGGCTTTAATGCCGTTTTTGCTGGCGGCGGCGTGCCGGACGACATGCCCGAGCACCAGTGCGCCTGCGGCGAAGACAGCACTCCCCCGTTTTTTCTTGAGGCCGCAGGCCTTGTTAAAAGCCGTGGCGAAGCCAAACGCCTGATGAAAGAAGGCGCGCTCTCCATTGATGGAGAACGCTGCGAAGACGCCATCACCCCGCTTGCAGCCGGGGAATACGTGGTCAAACTCGGCAAAAAGCGCTTTCTCAAGCTGAAGGTGCGCTAA
- a CDS encoding sulfite exporter TauE/SafE family protein has translation MSFGRQVYEFLLSSSQAYAKWDLEVSTSILKSRKKLLILLALAVPILAGCLAEAYEYHEMLGGKTAYAPAFYTNTIFLASIAVGLAAGLITGCIGAGGGFIITPALMAAGVKGILAVGTDLFHIFAKAIMGTTVHKKLGNVSTKLAIAFLVGSGVGTVIGGAINKGLYNSDPLLSELFISTIYAVLLGFLGFYALFDFLKSSRGGAAANQDAHGGSAGMTGVALKLQALAVPPMITFDEDLVPGGRRISGWIVAAGGVIVGLLAAIMGVGGGFVTFPMFVYIFGVSSMTTVGTDILQIIFTAGFASIGQYAIYGYVFYTLAVGMLLGSLLGIQVGALTTKVVKGIHIRGFYAISIIAGFINRAATLPKKLVELEVLNWSPSVVGIIEDVGNVIFWVVVAFFGIWVFSKFFFNLGKLRGEA, from the coding sequence ATGAGTTTTGGCAGACAGGTGTATGAGTTTCTGCTGAGCAGCTCCCAGGCTTATGCCAAATGGGATTTGGAAGTCTCCACTTCCATTCTCAAAAGCAGGAAAAAGCTGCTCATCTTGTTGGCTCTTGCAGTTCCCATTCTGGCGGGCTGCCTGGCCGAAGCCTATGAGTATCACGAAATGCTGGGCGGCAAAACCGCCTATGCCCCGGCTTTTTACACCAACACCATCTTTTTGGCTTCCATCGCCGTGGGCCTTGCAGCCGGTCTGATCACCGGGTGTATCGGCGCTGGCGGCGGCTTCATCATCACCCCCGCGCTTATGGCTGCGGGCGTGAAAGGTATTTTGGCGGTGGGCACTGACCTGTTCCACATTTTCGCCAAAGCCATCATGGGCACCACGGTGCACAAAAAACTGGGCAACGTTTCCACCAAGCTGGCCATCGCCTTTCTTGTGGGTTCCGGCGTGGGAACAGTCATTGGCGGCGCGATCAACAAAGGGTTGTACAACTCTGACCCGCTGCTTTCCGAACTGTTCATCAGCACCATTTACGCAGTGCTGCTGGGCTTTCTTGGTTTCTATGCCCTCTTTGACTTTTTGAAGAGCTCCCGCGGCGGCGCCGCAGCAAATCAGGACGCGCACGGCGGCAGCGCCGGTATGACAGGCGTTGCCCTGAAGCTTCAGGCTCTGGCCGTGCCGCCCATGATTACCTTTGACGAAGACCTCGTTCCCGGCGGCCGCCGTATTTCCGGCTGGATCGTTGCCGCGGGCGGCGTCATCGTGGGCCTTTTGGCTGCCATCATGGGCGTGGGCGGCGGCTTCGTCACCTTCCCCATGTTCGTGTACATCTTCGGCGTGTCGTCCATGACCACCGTTGGCACCGACATTCTGCAGATCATCTTTACCGCTGGTTTTGCCTCCATCGGCCAGTACGCCATTTACGGCTACGTGTTCTACACGCTGGCAGTCGGCATGCTGCTTGGTTCGCTGCTGGGCATCCAGGTGGGCGCTCTGACCACCAAGGTGGTCAAGGGCATTCACATTCGCGGTTTTTACGCCATCTCCATCATTGCCGGTTTCATCAACCGTGCGGCCACCCTGCCCAAGAAGCTTGTTGAGCTTGAAGTGCTGAACTGGTCGCCCAGCGTGGTGGGCATTATTGAAGACGTGGGCAACGTGATTTTCTGGGTTGTTGTTGCCTTCTTCGGCATCTGGGTATTCAGCAAGTTCTTCTTCAACCTCGGCAAGCTTAGAGGGGAGGCCTGA
- the ilvB gene encoding acetolactate synthase large subunit: MLRLTGAELTIRLLENQGVTHIAGIPGGFNLPLYDALGRSGTIRHILARHEQGAGFIAQGMARVTGRPGVIFATSGPGATNTLTALADARMDSVPLVCITGQVPLSMIGTDAFQEVDIYGMSIPATKHNFIVRSIDELLRVIPEAFAIAAGDRPGPVLVDIPRDVQVAVAELQDLPAAGTPAPMPQPDPQALARAAEMMNAAKRPLLLLGGGTSSPEASAAVVSFMEARRIPAVMSLRGLGTVPHGHELAVGMLGMHGARASNMLVDECDLLMVVGARLGDRATGRLDGFCPKTGLVHIDIDACEVGKLRIPQVGITADAAEALTALLPLLRKTDHEPWLERVAACKAEHGLRFDRTDEVCSPYGIIRHVADALHGKGIVSTDVGQHQMRVAQAYPMMQPRQWLTSGGLGTMGFGLPAAIGAALAKPEETVVCFSGDGSLLMNIQEMATAVENQANVKIILCNNDGLGLVQQQQDLFFGGRLFGSTFTAGTDFVRIAQGFGMPAICLNNERDPRAVLEKALGTPGPCLLEVRMSAEEKVFPMVPPGAANSQMIEGVNA; encoded by the coding sequence ATGTTACGTCTTACGGGAGCAGAACTCACCATCCGCCTGCTGGAGAACCAGGGTGTCACGCACATTGCGGGCATCCCGGGCGGTTTCAATCTTCCTCTCTACGATGCCCTCGGGCGCAGTGGAACCATCCGGCATATCCTTGCCCGTCATGAACAGGGCGCAGGCTTTATAGCGCAGGGCATGGCGAGGGTTACGGGCCGTCCCGGCGTTATCTTTGCCACTTCCGGCCCCGGTGCTACCAATACGCTCACGGCGCTCGCCGATGCGCGCATGGACTCCGTGCCGCTGGTCTGCATCACCGGGCAGGTGCCCCTGAGCATGATCGGTACCGATGCCTTTCAGGAAGTGGACATCTACGGCATGTCCATTCCCGCCACCAAACACAACTTTATTGTGCGCTCCATTGACGAACTGCTGCGCGTGATTCCCGAGGCCTTTGCCATTGCCGCTGGCGACCGCCCCGGCCCTGTGCTGGTGGACATCCCGCGTGACGTGCAGGTGGCTGTTGCTGAATTGCAGGATCTGCCCGCCGCCGGAACCCCCGCGCCCATGCCGCAGCCAGACCCGCAGGCCCTTGCCCGCGCGGCGGAAATGATGAACGCCGCAAAGCGCCCCCTGTTGTTGCTGGGCGGCGGCACGTCTTCTCCCGAGGCCTCGGCGGCGGTGGTTTCCTTTATGGAGGCTCGCCGCATCCCCGCCGTCATGTCCCTGCGCGGGCTGGGCACGGTGCCGCATGGGCATGAGCTGGCCGTGGGCATGCTGGGTATGCACGGAGCGCGCGCCTCCAACATGCTGGTAGACGAATGCGACCTGCTCATGGTTGTGGGCGCTCGCCTTGGCGACCGCGCCACGGGCAGGCTGGACGGATTTTGCCCCAAGACGGGCCTTGTCCACATCGATATTGATGCCTGCGAGGTGGGCAAGCTGCGCATTCCGCAGGTGGGCATTACAGCGGACGCGGCAGAGGCTCTCACGGCCCTGCTGCCCCTGTTGCGCAAGACCGACCACGAGCCGTGGCTTGAGCGCGTGGCAGCATGCAAGGCGGAGCACGGCCTGCGTTTTGACCGCACGGATGAGGTCTGTTCGCCCTACGGCATCATCAGGCACGTGGCGGACGCCCTGCACGGCAAGGGCATTGTGAGCACAGACGTGGGCCAGCACCAGATGCGCGTGGCCCAGGCCTACCCCATGATGCAGCCCCGGCAGTGGCTCACATCCGGCGGGCTGGGAACAATGGGTTTTGGCCTGCCTGCCGCCATAGGCGCTGCGCTGGCAAAGCCGGAGGAAACCGTGGTCTGTTTTTCCGGCGATGGCAGCCTGCTCATGAATATTCAGGAAATGGCCACGGCTGTTGAAAATCAGGCCAACGTCAAGATTATCCTGTGCAACAACGATGGACTGGGGCTGGTGCAGCAACAGCAGGATCTGTTCTTTGGAGGGCGGCTGTTCGGCTCGACCTTTACGGCAGGCACGGACTTTGTGCGCATTGCCCAGGGCTTTGGCATGCCGGCCATCTGCCTTAACAACGAGCGCGACCCAAGGGCCGTGCTGGAAAAGGCCTTGGGCACGCCCGGCCCATGCCTGCTTGAAGTGCGCATGAGCGCAGAAGAAAAGGTTTTTCCCATGGTGCCGCCAGGAGCGGCAAACAGTCAGATGATAGAGGGGGTTAACGCATGA